A window of Streptomyces broussonetiae genomic DNA:
GCCCTGCGCGAGCGCGTGCACGCCGTCGCAGAGCCGGGTGTCCATGACGAACGCGAACCGCTGCCCGCGCCGCACCTCGCTGACGTCCTCCAGCCGCACGTCCCCGAGCCGCCCCTCGCGCTGGAGCAGGCCGACGTCCGGCCCCTTGATCCCGTGCGCGGCGAGCCGGTCGGGCAGCATCCGGCGCCCGTCGGGCTCGATCAGCCGGTAGCCGTAGGACTCCACCGGGTGGGACAGCCTGCGGGCCTCGAGGGTGTACGACGGGGTCACCGCGAGGATGCCGGCGGCGGCGACCGGCGCCTCGGTGATGCCGACGGTCTCGCGGTAGGCCGTCGCGTACCGCAGGCGGTCGAAGAAACGCTGCCCGGAGCGCGGGTAGTGTGCGGTGACCTCGTGCGGCACCTGGTCGAGGTTGATCCGCTGGATCACGCCGGCGAGGCCGAGACTGTGGTCGCCGTGGAAGTGCGTGACGCAGATCCGGTTCAGGTCGTGGGCGGCGACACCGGCGCGCACCATCTGGCGCTGTGTGCCCTCGCCGGGGTCGAACAGGATGCCCTCGCCGTCCCACCGCAGCAGATAGCCGTTGTGGTTGCGGTGCCGGGTCGGCACCTGGCTGGCGGTACCGAGGACCACCAATTCACGTACGGACACGGCGTTCTACCCGGGGGGCCATTCCAGGCCACGACCGCCGAGGACGTGGGCGTGGGCGTGCCAGACGGTCTGGCCGGCGCCGGAGCCGGTGTTGAAGACGATCCGGTAGCTGTCGAGTTCGTCCTCGTCGGCAACGGCCCGGGTCTCGCGCAGGACGTCGGCGGCGAGTTCCGGGGCGCCTGCGGCGAGGGCCGCGGCGTTTTCGTAGTGGGCCTTGGGGATCACCAGGATGTGCGTCGGCGCCTTGGGGTTTATGTCCCGGAAGGCGACGGTCGTCTCTGTCTCGCGGACGATCGTCGCCGGGATGTGCCCTGCGACGATCTTGCAGAACAGGCAGTCGTCCTGCGGTTCGCCGGCCATGCGTGTGCCTCCTCACGCTGGTGATCAATACCGGTGCATCGTAGTCGTTTCAGGTGGGCAGCCCCGGCGGGGTTTTCGCGGGCCGCTCCCGCAGTGCCTCCAGCGCGAGCCCGATCGCCGCGTCCAGCTGGGCGTCCGTGCCCGCCGCCCAGTCCTGCGGACGCTGTACGACCTCCACGTCCGGGTCCACGCCGTGGTTCTCCACGTCCCAGCCCTGCCCCTCCAGCCACATCGCGTACTTGGGCTGGGTGACCAGGGTGCCGTCGACCAGGTGGTAGCGGCTGTCGATACCGATGACGCCGCCCCAGGTGCGGGTGCCGACGACCGGGCCGATGCCGAGGGCCTTGATCGCCGCGTTGACGATGTCGCCGTCGGAGCCGGAGAACTCGTCGGCGACGGCGACGACCGGGCCGCGCGGGGCGTCGAGGGGGTAGCTGGTGGGGCGCATGCCGCGCGGGACGTCCCAGCCGACGATGCGACGGGCCAGCTTCTCGACCACGAGCTGGGAGGTGTGGCCGCCGCGGTTCTCGCGGACGTCGACCACCAGGCCCTCGCGGGCCACCTCGACGCGCAGGTCACGGTGGATCTGGGCCCAGCCGGGCGCCTGCATGTCGGGGACGTGGAGGTAACCGAGCCGGCCGGCCGAGGCCGTGTGGACGTGGGCGCGGCGGTCTGCGACCCAGGCGTGGTAGCGCAGGGGCTCCTCGTCGGCGACGGGGACGACGACCGTGTGGCGCGGTTCGCCGCCGCCCGCCGGGAGGACGGTCAGTTCGACCGGGTGACCCGCCGTGCCGACGAGCAACGGACCCGGGCCCGTCACCGGGTCGACCGGGTGGCCGGCGACCGCGATGATCGCGTCACCGGGGCGGACCGCGACGCCGGGAGCGGCGAGCGGGGAACGGGCGTCCGGGTCGGAGGTCTCCGCGGGCAGGATGCGGTCGATGCGCCAACTGCCGTCCGGATGGCGGGAGATGTCGGCGCCGAGCAGGCCGTGCCGGGCACCGCCGCCCCGGCCGCCGCGGGGGCTGACATAGGCGTGCGAGGTGCCCAGTTCGCCCTGCACCTCCCACAGGAGGTCGATCAGGTCGCTGTGGGTGGCCAGGCGGGCGAGCAGCGGGCGGTAGCGGTCGAGTACGGCCGTCCAGTCGGTGCCGCCCAGGTCGGGGCGCCAGAAGTGGTCGCGCACGAGGCGGCCGGTCTCGTCGTACATCTGCCGCCATTCGGCGGCCGGGTCGAGGGTCTGGCGGACCCGGGCGAGGTCGACGGTGACGCTGGTGTCGCCGTCGTCGTCGGTGCCGGTACGGCGGTCGCTGGGGACGACCCGCAGCCGGCCGTCGCTCCACAGCAGGACGCGTTTGCCGTCGCCGCTGACCTCGAAGTGGTCGGCGTCGGAGGCGAGGTGCTCCAGGCGCCGCTGGACGAGGTCGTAGCGCTCCAGCTCGGCGTGCGGTTCGGGGTCCTCGGGGTGGGCGCGGGCGGCGCCGAGGACGCCGTGCACGGGGTGGCGCAGCCAGAGCACGCCGTCCTTGGCGGCGCCCAGGGTGGAGTAGCGGCCGGCCTCCACGGGGAACGGGACGATGCGGTCGGCGAGGCCCTCGAGGTCGATACGGGTGGCCGGGGTGCCCTCGCTGTCCGGGGTCTCGTCCTTCTCGGGGGTCTCGAAGGGGCGGCCGTGCCGCTGCGGGCCGAAGGGCGAGGGCGTGGTGGCGGCCAGGGTGATCAGATGCGGGCGTGCGCCGACCACGAAGGCGAGGTCGAAGACGTGCTCGTCGTAGACCGGGTCGAAGGCGCGGTTGGACAGGAACGCGAGGTGTTTGCCGTCGAGGGTGAAGGCGGGGGCGTAGTCCTGGAAGCGCAGCGGGGTCGCCTCCGTGACCGACAGGTCGGTGGTGTGGGCGAGCCGCAGCTGGGAGAGCGGGCGAGGGCCCGGGTGGGCCCAGGCGAGCCAGGCGGAGTCGGGCGAGAAGGCGAGGCCGCAGACCTCGCCGTCCTCGCTGCGGTCGACCTCGCGGACCTCGCCGGTCTCCCGCTCCACGAGCAGCAGCCTGCCGTCGTGGGCGGCGACGGCGGCCCGGCTGCCGTCGGGGGCCATGGCCAGCTCCAGGACCCGGCCGAGCTGTCCGGCGGCGAGGCGGCGCGGGGTGGCGCCGGGCACGTTCCCGGTCGCGGGGGCGAACTCCAGGGCGTCGTCGCCCTCGGCGTCCGTCACCCACACCACCCACTCCTCGCCGTCGGCGCGGAAGGTGCGGGGCATCCGGGCGCGCACGCCCGGGGTGGCGGCGAGGGCCCGGGCGGGTCCGGAGCGATGGGTGACCCAGTGGACCCCGCCGCGTACGCACACGGCGCTGCCGCGCGCGGTGTGGTCGGGTGAGGCCGCGCCGTACCAGTGGCCGGCGTCCACCGGGCGGGGCCGCAGATCGATCCGGGGCCCGCCGAGGCGCACGTCCAGCCGGCGCGGCTCGGCGCCCTCCAGGTCGTCCAGCACCCACAGCTCTCCGGCCGAGCAGTAGACGACCCGGGTGCCGTCGCCGGAGGCGTGCCGGGCGTAGAAGCGGCCGAGGGGCGTGTGGCGGCGCAGGTCGGAACCGTCGGCGAGGGAGGAGTACAGGGCGCCGGTGCCCTCGTGGTCGCAGAGGAAGGCGATGCGGTCTCCGGCCCAGACCGGGCACTCGATGTTGCCGTCGATCTCCTCGTGGAGCCGTACGAACTCCCCTGCCCCCTCGTCGCCTTCGGCGGCGCGGTCGATCCACAACCGGCCCGCCGTACCGCCCCGGTAGCGCTTCCAGTACGCCGCCTCGCGGCCCATCGTCACCGACAGCAGCACGGTGGCCGGTCCGAACGCCACATCGCCGACCGGGCCGTACGGCAGGGTCCGGGCGGGGCCGCCGTCCAGCGGGACGGCGTGCGCCCAGCTGTGGCGGAAGCTGGGACGGCCCTGCGCGCCGAGCGCGAGCACCCGCCCGTCGGAGGTCCAGCCGCGCACCTCGGTACGGCCGTTGCCCCAGTACGTCAGCCGCTCGGCGGGGCCGCCGTCGACGGGGGCGACATGCACCTCGG
This region includes:
- a CDS encoding S41 family peptidase, coding for MVTFVAEDDVWLAPLDGGRAWRVSADNRPVNRPRISPDGRRIAWTSTRDGAPEVHVAPVDGGPAERLTYWGNGRTEVRGWTSDGRVLALGAQGRPSFRHSWAHAVPLDGGPARTLPYGPVGDVAFGPATVLLSVTMGREAAYWKRYRGGTAGRLWIDRAAEGDEGAGEFVRLHEEIDGNIECPVWAGDRIAFLCDHEGTGALYSSLADGSDLRRHTPLGRFYARHASGDGTRVVYCSAGELWVLDDLEGAEPRRLDVRLGGPRIDLRPRPVDAGHWYGAASPDHTARGSAVCVRGGVHWVTHRSGPARALAATPGVRARMPRTFRADGEEWVVWVTDAEGDDALEFAPATGNVPGATPRRLAAGQLGRVLELAMAPDGSRAAVAAHDGRLLLVERETGEVREVDRSEDGEVCGLAFSPDSAWLAWAHPGPRPLSQLRLAHTTDLSVTEATPLRFQDYAPAFTLDGKHLAFLSNRAFDPVYDEHVFDLAFVVGARPHLITLAATTPSPFGPQRHGRPFETPEKDETPDSEGTPATRIDLEGLADRIVPFPVEAGRYSTLGAAKDGVLWLRHPVHGVLGAARAHPEDPEPHAELERYDLVQRRLEHLASDADHFEVSGDGKRVLLWSDGRLRVVPSDRRTGTDDDGDTSVTVDLARVRQTLDPAAEWRQMYDETGRLVRDHFWRPDLGGTDWTAVLDRYRPLLARLATHSDLIDLLWEVQGELGTSHAYVSPRGGRGGGARHGLLGADISRHPDGSWRIDRILPAETSDPDARSPLAAPGVAVRPGDAIIAVAGHPVDPVTGPGPLLVGTAGHPVELTVLPAGGGEPRHTVVVPVADEEPLRYHAWVADRRAHVHTASAGRLGYLHVPDMQAPGWAQIHRDLRVEVAREGLVVDVRENRGGHTSQLVVEKLARRIVGWDVPRGMRPTSYPLDAPRGPVVAVADEFSGSDGDIVNAAIKALGIGPVVGTRTWGGVIGIDSRYHLVDGTLVTQPKYAMWLEGQGWDVENHGVDPDVEVVQRPQDWAAGTDAQLDAAIGLALEALRERPAKTPPGLPT
- a CDS encoding ribonuclease Z, whose product is MSVRELVVLGTASQVPTRHRNHNGYLLRWDGEGILFDPGEGTQRQMVRAGVAAHDLNRICVTHFHGDHSLGLAGVIQRINLDQVPHEVTAHYPRSGQRFFDRLRYATAYRETVGITEAPVAAAGILAVTPSYTLEARRLSHPVESYGYRLIEPDGRRMLPDRLAAHGIKGPDVGLLQREGRLGDVRLEDVSEVRRGQRFAFVMDTRLCDGVHALAQGCDLLVIESTFLDEDIELAVEHGHLTAGQAAAVARDAGVRHLVLTHFSQRYGEPEEFERQARAAGFEGELTVAYDLLRVPVPKRR
- a CDS encoding histidine triad nucleotide-binding protein, with amino-acid sequence MAGEPQDDCLFCKIVAGHIPATIVRETETTVAFRDINPKAPTHILVIPKAHYENAAALAAGAPELAADVLRETRAVADEDELDSYRIVFNTGSGAGQTVWHAHAHVLGGRGLEWPPG